The Nitrospirales bacterium genome includes a window with the following:
- a CDS encoding PelD GGDEF domain-containing protein codes for MRLPFHLRAVPKPWQWVETCVLTGVVLAANHWFSPGDPFLITTAFPWIWLITLLLALRYGTWAGLLSSGIILSALFLEMRLGHLADAAIPKVYIIGGVLFIAISGEFGSRWNMYLKQMEERNDYLDQRLQETARAYHLLGVSHHRLEEHLVSQPLTLRDALKRLRGMLREGDEEVPVAAAERLIQLLTQFFQLEMAGLFRSIEPNLEGRPMATVGAMGPLASDDPLVHHARTSKAFSHVMMDGSVSVLNTQYLIAAPAMASTGLIVGWLVVERMRFLNLHEESLRMLKIFLNYFADGFQTAVLARPILEAFPDCPVTFARELPRLVHLQYELGLDSRVVVFDVNGPTMREEIVFHILHHTRGLDVAWDMRHEETRRLCILLPFSDDAAIEGYLARIQQLLRERFGKGFEEAEIQVSVRSLHEPNPSTIVQDLIVGNYDRKNVSVLSGVA; via the coding sequence ATGCGCCTTCCTTTTCATTTACGAGCCGTCCCGAAACCATGGCAATGGGTGGAAACCTGTGTCTTAACCGGTGTCGTCTTGGCAGCCAATCATTGGTTCTCGCCGGGTGATCCGTTTCTCATCACGACCGCATTTCCTTGGATTTGGCTCATTACCCTGCTTTTGGCGCTGCGGTATGGAACGTGGGCGGGCTTGTTGTCTTCAGGCATAATTTTGAGCGCCCTATTTCTTGAAATGCGACTCGGCCATCTTGCCGATGCTGCCATCCCCAAAGTCTACATCATTGGAGGCGTCCTGTTTATCGCGATTAGCGGAGAATTCGGGAGTCGGTGGAACATGTACCTCAAACAGATGGAAGAACGGAACGATTATCTGGATCAACGTTTACAGGAAACTGCCCGTGCGTACCATTTACTCGGGGTTTCTCATCATCGTCTCGAAGAACATTTAGTCAGTCAACCCTTGACGCTTCGCGATGCCTTGAAACGTTTGCGTGGCATGTTACGGGAAGGCGACGAGGAAGTTCCTGTGGCGGCGGCGGAACGCCTCATCCAACTGTTGACGCAATTTTTCCAATTGGAAATGGCCGGGCTCTTTCGATCGATCGAACCGAACCTCGAAGGCAGACCGATGGCTACGGTCGGAGCGATGGGACCGCTCGCCAGCGATGATCCATTAGTCCATCATGCCAGAACCAGCAAAGCATTTTCTCATGTCATGATGGACGGATCGGTCTCCGTCTTGAACACCCAGTACCTGATCGCCGCTCCGGCGATGGCGAGCACAGGATTGATCGTTGGCTGGTTGGTGGTCGAGCGCATGCGTTTCTTAAACCTCCACGAAGAGAGTTTGCGCATGTTAAAGATTTTCTTGAATTACTTCGCCGACGGGTTTCAAACGGCTGTGCTTGCACGCCCCATCCTTGAAGCATTTCCCGACTGTCCCGTCACGTTCGCCCGCGAATTGCCACGATTAGTCCATTTGCAATATGAACTGGGCCTCGATAGCCGGGTCGTCGTGTTTGACGTGAATGGCCCGACGATGCGGGAAGAAATCGTCTTTCATATTCTTCACCATACGCGAGGCTTAGATGTCGCCTGGGACATGCGCCATGAAGAAACTCGTCGTCTTTGTATCCTGCTTCCCTTCTCTGATGATGCGGCGATTGAAGGCTACCTCGCCCGTATTCAACAGCTCCTGCGTGAACGTTTCGGCAAAGGGTTTGAGGAGGCAGAGATCCAGGTCAGTGTTCGAAGTTTACACGAACCGAATCCTTCCACCATTGTTCAAGATTTGATCGTCGGAAATTATGATCGCAAGAATGTTTCTGTGCTTAGCGGTGTTGCTTGA
- the pelF gene encoding GT4 family glycosyltransferase PelF, with the protein MIDKKMTSPQADEVDIALLLEGTYPYVSGGVSSWVHQIIQAFPEFRFGLVFIGGHPGEYGDMRYVLPEHVVHLEAHYVHANHDQPPIKPVEGDTHVFRFIDELHTAMRAPESCPHAVDLTQQMLALLTTCPEALQEQFLYSEPAWDFLCQTYRRHCTDPSFVDFFWTVRKMHEPIWMLGKVAASLIPAKVYHTVSTGYAGFLGALLHHRTGRPLILSEHGIYTKERRIDLFQMTSFRDNRSLIEKRADHLGYFQQLWIRFFEILGTLCYDAANPIISLYEVNRQRQIHDGADERRTLTIPNGIPVERFEPLRASRPSHPPPILCLIGRVVPIKDVKTFIRAMRTVVNRMPEAQGWIAGPEDEDKDYVQDCKHLTESLGLTQHVRFMGFQNVHELLPQIGLLILSSISEALPLVVLEGFAAGVPAVTTDVGACRQLIEGEGILKDQAGRAGAVVSMANPTALAEAALSLLTDTDAWRAAQKAGITRVESFYTQRQMIDHYRSIYAKALETWQALALSSARS; encoded by the coding sequence TTGATTGATAAGAAGATGACCTCGCCGCAAGCCGATGAAGTCGACATCGCCCTCCTGCTCGAAGGGACTTATCCCTACGTGAGTGGCGGCGTATCGAGTTGGGTTCACCAAATCATTCAAGCATTTCCGGAATTCCGGTTTGGGCTGGTGTTCATCGGCGGTCATCCGGGTGAATATGGCGACATGCGCTACGTCTTACCCGAGCACGTGGTACATCTCGAAGCTCATTATGTCCACGCGAATCATGATCAACCCCCAATCAAACCGGTTGAAGGGGACACGCACGTATTCCGTTTTATCGATGAACTTCATACAGCGATGAGAGCGCCAGAATCATGCCCTCATGCCGTCGATCTCACGCAACAGATGCTGGCATTGCTGACCACATGCCCTGAAGCATTGCAGGAGCAATTTTTGTATAGCGAACCTGCCTGGGATTTCCTGTGCCAGACCTATCGCAGACATTGCACCGACCCATCCTTTGTCGATTTTTTCTGGACAGTCCGAAAGATGCATGAACCGATCTGGATGTTAGGGAAGGTGGCGGCCAGTCTGATACCAGCCAAAGTCTATCATACGGTCTCCACAGGCTATGCGGGATTTCTTGGAGCCTTACTGCATCATCGAACCGGACGCCCACTTATCCTCTCTGAACATGGAATTTATACAAAGGAACGTCGAATCGATCTCTTTCAAATGACGTCCTTTCGCGATAACCGGTCATTGATTGAAAAACGCGCCGATCATCTTGGCTATTTTCAACAGCTCTGGATTCGGTTTTTTGAGATTCTGGGGACGCTCTGCTACGACGCAGCCAATCCCATCATTTCCCTGTATGAAGTGAATCGCCAACGTCAGATTCATGATGGTGCGGATGAACGGCGCACACTGACCATCCCGAACGGGATTCCGGTGGAACGATTCGAACCGCTTCGAGCTTCTCGCCCATCACATCCCCCTCCCATTCTTTGTCTCATCGGTCGCGTGGTTCCCATCAAAGACGTCAAGACATTTATCCGGGCCATGCGAACGGTGGTCAACCGTATGCCCGAAGCTCAAGGCTGGATCGCCGGTCCTGAGGATGAAGACAAGGACTATGTCCAGGATTGTAAACATCTCACGGAAAGCTTGGGACTCACTCAACATGTCAGGTTTATGGGATTCCAGAACGTTCATGAACTGTTACCACAGATCGGCCTACTGATCCTGAGCTCCATCAGTGAAGCCCTTCCCTTAGTTGTACTCGAAGGATTTGCGGCTGGCGTACCCGCCGTCACGACGGATGTCGGCGCTTGTCGCCAGCTGATCGAAGGGGAAGGCATCTTGAAAGATCAAGCCGGCCGCGCCGGAGCCGTCGTCAGCATGGCAAATCCGACCGCCTTAGCCGAAGCGGCGTTATCTCTTTTAACGGATACGGATGCCTGGCGCGCCGCGCAGAAAGCCGGCATCACACGGGTCGAATCTTTCTACACACAAAGACAGATGATCGATCACTACCGTTCTATTTACGCAAAGGCCCTCGAAACATGGCAGGCATTGGCTTTGAGCTCCGCAAGATCTTAA
- the pelG gene encoding exopolysaccharide Pel transporter PelG encodes MAGIGFELRKILKKDSYWSLLKAYAYAGVISSGPWILSIIGILVIGVMSLSVVAPETLIIQFQLSVTYLIALSLILTGCLQTSFTRYVADRLYEKRDDLVLSNFHGVLCLVTIVCGVGATGLIIWLFPEQSLLYKVLMIGSFVVLGNIWIATIFLSSMKEYKAVLLLYASGYGLTVGAALAFRSFGLEGLLFGFFIGQFFILVGMLALTVRNYASETLLAWDFLKRGRMYTSLIWLGLVYNLAIWVDKFLFWYYPETSQIVIGPIRNSPIYDLPIFLAYLSILPGMASFLVRMETDFVERYQEFYDAIRGGATLGHIQHAKNEMVRTIRLGLFEIMKIQFVVSLLIWAIGPPILRWLEISELYESLLYVDIVAAGLQVLFLGIMNVFFYLDKRLIALGLSSLFLVTNVTLSAWSLYMGLPYYGYGFAISLLVVVMFGMYLLDKKLQKLEYETFMLQ; translated from the coding sequence ATGGCAGGCATTGGCTTTGAGCTCCGCAAGATCTTAAAAAAAGATAGTTACTGGTCGCTACTCAAAGCCTATGCGTATGCGGGTGTGATCAGTTCCGGGCCATGGATTCTCTCTATCATCGGCATCCTGGTGATTGGTGTCATGAGCCTATCGGTCGTGGCGCCGGAAACGCTGATTATCCAGTTTCAACTCTCGGTCACGTACCTCATCGCTTTGAGTCTCATCTTGACTGGATGTTTGCAAACATCGTTCACACGATATGTCGCCGATCGTCTATATGAAAAGCGAGACGATTTAGTCTTAAGCAACTTTCACGGGGTCCTCTGCCTGGTCACGATCGTGTGCGGAGTCGGAGCCACGGGACTGATCATCTGGCTGTTTCCAGAACAGAGTCTCTTGTACAAGGTGCTCATGATCGGCAGTTTTGTCGTGTTAGGAAATATCTGGATCGCGACGATCTTCTTGTCAAGCATGAAGGAATACAAGGCAGTATTGCTGTTATATGCCTCGGGCTATGGACTAACGGTCGGAGCGGCATTGGCCTTCCGGTCATTCGGACTGGAGGGGCTGTTATTCGGGTTCTTTATAGGGCAATTTTTTATTTTGGTGGGCATGCTCGCCCTCACGGTACGCAATTATGCATCGGAAACCTTATTAGCCTGGGACTTTTTGAAAAGAGGACGGATGTATACGAGCTTGATCTGGCTTGGATTGGTGTATAACTTGGCCATCTGGGTCGACAAATTCTTATTTTGGTACTATCCGGAAACCAGTCAGATCGTGATTGGACCGATTCGAAACTCTCCAATCTATGATTTGCCGATTTTTTTAGCCTATTTATCGATTTTACCGGGAATGGCCAGTTTTCTGGTCCGCATGGAAACCGATTTCGTCGAGCGGTACCAGGAATTTTATGACGCGATCCGGGGAGGGGCGACATTAGGTCATATCCAACATGCCAAAAATGAAATGGTCCGCACGATCCGGCTGGGACTCTTTGAAATCATGAAAATTCAGTTTGTCGTCTCGTTACTCATATGGGCAATCGGCCCACCGATTCTTCGCTGGCTCGAAATTTCTGAACTGTATGAATCGCTACTCTACGTGGATATCGTGGCGGCGGGTTTGCAAGTGTTATTTTTAGGCATCATGAATGTGTTTTTCTATCTTGATAAACGGTTGATTGCATTGGGACTTTCTAGCTTATTTCTTGTCACGAACGTGACACTGTCAGCCTGGTCACTGTACATGGGCTTACCCTATTATGGGTATGGGTTTGCCATTTCCTTGCTCGTAGTCGTGATGTTTGGCATGTATCTTCTGGACAAGAAACTTCAGAAATTGGAGTATGAAACGTTCATGCTTCAATAG
- a CDS encoding transglycosylase SLT domain-containing protein, which produces MYERQAVVTAARQLVKVFGSVVILAIGLVLLWQTQTWERQSLSHEHVPKRLSTELPQFDEQKFMRHVKTRLPMYREVFKEAGGKYGLSWILLAAQAYQESHWNRNAKSPTGVRGLMMLTRDTASDMGIENRLDPRNSITGGARYLARLYEQVPENVHSEDRMLFALAAYNVGMGHVKDAQILAKRLNKDHRKWDSIKTVLPLLAKKKYYKTLPNRYARGWEPVQYVKRIRAYRKILEYMDQQHTRQVAEL; this is translated from the coding sequence ATGTACGAACGTCAAGCTGTCGTCACAGCGGCCAGACAGTTGGTGAAGGTTTTTGGATCGGTTGTAATCCTGGCCATCGGGCTTGTTTTGCTGTGGCAAACACAAACCTGGGAACGACAATCACTTTCGCACGAACATGTGCCCAAGCGATTATCGACCGAATTACCCCAATTCGATGAACAGAAGTTCATGCGGCATGTTAAGACCCGTCTCCCTATGTACCGGGAAGTATTCAAAGAAGCCGGCGGAAAATACGGCCTATCCTGGATCCTTCTTGCGGCTCAAGCTTATCAAGAATCGCACTGGAACCGGAATGCGAAGAGCCCGACTGGAGTTCGTGGCCTCATGATGTTGACTCGAGATACCGCTTCGGACATGGGAATAGAAAACCGGTTAGATCCTCGAAATAGCATTACAGGTGGAGCAAGATACCTGGCCCGTCTTTACGAACAGGTCCCTGAAAATGTTCACTCGGAAGATCGGATGTTGTTCGCCCTCGCGGCTTATAATGTCGGTATGGGGCATGTGAAAGATGCACAAATTTTAGCAAAGCGTTTGAACAAAGATCACAGGAAATGGGATTCGATCAAAACCGTCTTACCGCTTCTGGCGAAAAAGAAGTATTACAAAACACTCCCCAATCGATACGCACGGGGTTGGGAGCCTGTCCAATATGTCAAACGCATCAGAGCGTACCGGAAGATCCTTGAGTACATGGACCAACAACACACCCGCCAAGTCGCTGAACTGTAA
- a CDS encoding Do family serine endopeptidase — protein sequence MKHQIEIFTLSVFIVIFISMFGLRDRAFASENLQPVHPLPSAQHDTKASALSQELIRVAAQAKPSVVGVLVKIKPQHMTKPSMFPFFLQNSTSAAQDEEELSPDEEERGNGAGVIIDPEGYIITNNHVVDGAYDIRIQLDSQEIIPATIVGSDPTTDLALLKTSMRKLPALRWGDSTRLQVGEIVVAIGNPFGLTQTVTMGIVSAIGRDTIGVSDYEDFIQTDAAINPGNSGGALLNLRGELVGINTAIFTENGGAAGIGFAVPSQIAKTISILLRQQGKVIRGWMGIAVQKLSPDLARWFKVSDHHGVIVTDLAADGPAEQANLKKGDIIQGLNGIKISSPHQLHALVAQSPPGTTIFISRIRNGELREVRVKMIERQSSSPETVEIQKILPHQNILSDIEVEPLPSDLAKDRKGVLVSEIPLGSPADISGLEEGDIVVEVNQGAIESVEDFDKVRRAHKNLEQVLMLIRREDTNMFLIVGPTPHQKTISGLDKQ from the coding sequence ATGAAACATCAAATCGAAATTTTTACTCTTTCAGTCTTCATAGTAATTTTCATCTCCATGTTTGGCTTGAGAGACCGGGCTTTTGCATCGGAAAATCTTCAGCCTGTCCACCCCCTGCCCTCTGCTCAACACGATACGAAAGCCTCCGCTCTCTCACAGGAATTGATTCGTGTCGCGGCACAAGCGAAACCCTCTGTGGTCGGTGTTCTCGTGAAGATTAAGCCCCAACATATGACGAAACCGTCCATGTTCCCGTTCTTTTTGCAAAATTCGACGTCGGCAGCGCAGGACGAAGAGGAATTGTCTCCTGATGAAGAAGAAAGGGGTAACGGAGCGGGTGTCATTATTGATCCTGAAGGGTACATCATTACGAACAATCACGTGGTAGACGGTGCATATGATATTCGGATTCAGCTTGACTCACAAGAAATCATTCCCGCCACCATCGTTGGAAGCGATCCCACAACCGACTTAGCTCTTTTGAAAACCTCGATGAGAAAATTGCCGGCTCTCAGATGGGGAGACTCGACACGCCTCCAAGTTGGAGAGATCGTTGTTGCCATCGGTAATCCATTTGGCTTAACCCAAACGGTGACGATGGGCATTGTCAGCGCGATTGGCCGTGACACGATTGGTGTTTCCGATTATGAAGACTTTATCCAGACTGATGCAGCCATTAATCCGGGTAATTCGGGTGGAGCTTTGCTGAATCTCAGAGGGGAACTCGTCGGGATTAATACGGCAATTTTCACAGAAAATGGTGGAGCCGCCGGCATTGGATTTGCCGTGCCAAGTCAGATTGCTAAGACGATTTCCATCTTGTTGCGCCAACAGGGCAAAGTCATTCGCGGTTGGATGGGGATCGCCGTACAAAAGCTATCGCCGGACCTTGCACGCTGGTTCAAGGTTTCTGACCATCATGGCGTGATCGTCACGGATTTAGCCGCTGATGGCCCTGCCGAGCAGGCCAATCTGAAGAAAGGCGACATCATACAGGGATTGAATGGAATCAAGATTTCTTCCCCGCATCAATTACATGCGCTTGTTGCTCAAAGTCCTCCAGGGACTACCATTTTCATCTCTCGAATTCGAAACGGGGAACTCCGTGAAGTACGGGTTAAGATGATTGAACGACAATCGTCTTCGCCTGAAACGGTCGAAATTCAGAAGATACTCCCGCACCAGAACATCTTGTCGGACATAGAAGTCGAGCCCTTACCGTCGGATTTAGCAAAAGACAGAAAGGGGGTGCTCGTTAGTGAAATTCCTCTCGGAAGCCCTGCCGATATTTCCGGGCTTGAAGAAGGCGACATTGTTGTGGAGGTGAATCAAGGAGCGATTGAATCCGTGGAGGATTTCGATAAAGTCCGGCGTGCGCACAAAAATCTTGAACAGGTTTTAATGCTGATTCGTCGTGAAGATACCAACATGTTCCTTATCGTTGGGCCAACGCCTCATCAAAAAACGATCTCCGGTCTTGATAAACAATAG